From one Chanodichthys erythropterus isolate Z2021 chromosome 3, ASM2448905v1, whole genome shotgun sequence genomic stretch:
- the LOC137011580 gene encoding bryoporin-like has translation MQTAEAVSATINTNRNCTVEISNISSAYCLINPKVYMYSGFSFHPPQPTIRTAKTEVCSFTKDDNTATGAVGILTYDLLHMQNQMCTERMAILFSVPFDYHLYKNVMAIGLFESSRGCDKALYKHMYEGKDFSQFTRVDAGGSGVIYRGKKVDLRATMSTVGRAIIKLEVYEKMG, from the exons ATGCAGACTGCAGAGGCCGTGTCAGCAACTATAAACACTAACAGGAACTGTACAGTGGAGATCAGCAATATTAGCAGTGCTTACTGCCTTATCAATCCAAA AGTCTACATGTACAGTGGGTTCAGTTTCCATCCTCCCCAACCCACCATCCGCACCGCCAAGACTGAGGTTTGCTCATTCACAAAGGATGACAACACTGCCACTGGGGCTGTGGGCATCTTGACCTATGACCTCTTACACATGCAGAATCAAATGTGCACTGAGCGCATGGCCATTCTGTTCTCCGTGCCCTTCGACTACCACCTCTACAAAAATGTCATGGCCATTGGTTTGTTTGAGAGCAGCCGTGGATGTGACAAGGCCCTGTACAAGCACATGTATGAGGGAAAGGACTTCAGCCAGTTCACCCGTGTAGACGCAGGGGGATCTGGAGTCATCTACAGAGGAAAGAAAGTTGACTTAAGGGCGACCATGTCTACTGTGGGCAGGGCTATTATTAAGCTAGAGGTGTATGAGAAGATGggctaa